From the Gemmatimonas sp. UBA7669 genome, the window GCTGGTCGTGGCCGCTCGACGGGGCGCAGCCGGCGGCGGTCGCCGAGAGCGACAAGGCGAGCGCTAGGCGCCAGCGTCGGGTGGTCGAGGGCATCTGTTCAAGATAGTTCATTTTGGGGGCTGGTTGGGTTGAACCGCCTTGTCGCGGATGACGCGGATTGGGCGGAAACAGCACGGATGAAAAGCTTTGTAGTTGTTTATCCGTGCTGTTTCCGCCTCATCCGTGAAATCCGCGACAAGGCAGTTCTGGATCTCTCAGCCACACGGACTCTTGTAAGAGTTGACATTATTGGCCTAGTCTGTAAAGTTTGTCCACATGATCGACATCCTTTCGTCTCCTGCTGAGGAGCCAACCACCGACCCCCGGGTTGCCGCCATCCTCGACGCGGCACTGCCGGTGTTCCTGCGCTTTGGCTACCGCAAGACCTCCATGCAGGACGTGGCGGCCGCCGCGGACATCTCCCGCCAGGGGCTCTACCTGCACTTCCCGGGCAAGGAGCAGCTCTTTCGCGCGGTCGCCATTCACCATTTCGCTCGCGCACTGAACGCAGCGCGAGTGGCGCTGACCGCTGACAAGCCGCTCACCGAACGGGTGCCTGAGGCCTTCGACATCTGGATGGGCCAGTTCGTGGGCATCGCATCGTCAGACGCCTCCGATCTCGCGGAAATCGGGCACGCCCTCATTGGCGCCGATGTGCAGGCCTACGAAACGCAGTTCGCCGCCGCGCTGACCCAGGCCATCGAAGGGTCATCGGTGGCCCCGTCCCTCGCCGCACGCGGCGTTTCGGCGGCCGACTCCGCGCAGATGTTGTTGGCCGTGGGACGGGGCAGCAAACACAGCGTGGCCACCCGCGCCGAGTTTCGCGCGCAAATCGCCCTCGCCACCCGCATCCTGTGCGCCTCCTCCGCTGGTTCCTGCTGATCTTCGTCCTGCTCATGTCTGCCACGATTGTTTCCGGTTGGAGCGCCTTTGGCGCATACCGCTTTGGTCCCGGCATTGGCACATCGCCAAGCAGCTTGCTTCGTGCCGAGCGCATGGCTGCATCGCCGCAGGTGCGTGACGGCCGATTCGTGAACGAGCAGGCCATGCGTGAGAACTACGGCCTCATGCTGCGCGGCCTGTTCACTCGCAGTGCACGCAGCGTGCCCGACACGCCGTTGCCGGTGGTGACGGACGCCGCAGCCAGCGCCCCCGCCGATGCACAGCAGTT encodes:
- a CDS encoding TetR/AcrR family transcriptional regulator translates to MIDILSSPAEEPTTDPRVAAILDAALPVFLRFGYRKTSMQDVAAAADISRQGLYLHFPGKEQLFRAVAIHHFARALNAARVALTADKPLTERVPEAFDIWMGQFVGIASSDASDLAEIGHALIGADVQAYETQFAAALTQAIEGSSVAPSLAARGVSAADSAQMLLAVGRGSKHSVATRAEFRAQIALATRILCASSAGSC